The bacterium sequence CCATGTTTTTTTCGTCTTTGGAGTCATGAGCAAAAATAACATTTTTAAATTCTAAATAATGTTTTCCGAAAATTTGATGATATTCCTCCTCTGTTGGTGCTCGGTGAATTCCGGTTGCAACAATAAATCTGATATTATAATCCTTAATATCATCATAGATTATATCCAGAACTTTGGCAGTAGGAGTTGGACGCGTTGCATCATTCACAATAAAAAGTACATCCCCTGAGCCCTTTAAAAAATCCTGAAGGTTTTTTGAATTTACAGGATTTGATACTGCGTCCTCTATTATTTGAAAAGCATCTCCTGCAGGCACTTTGTTGGGATTTACAATGCCCCCCACGAATTTATCCTGCAGGGTTACATCCATTGCTCCGTCTTTTCCATAAGGAATTTTTATTAACATGATAATTTACTCCTGAACAATAGCTTCATATATCAGATCCATGAGGTTTCCCACGTCAAGCTGTCCTCCGTTCTCTTTTGCAGCATTGCCGATATTAAACTCACAAGTCGGACATAGGGTTACCAGAGTATCAACACCCACATCAAGAGCCTGATCCACTCTGTTTGTAGCCATTTTTAAGGCAAGGGGATTATCTGTGACTAAAAGTCCTCCGCCTCCTCCGCAGCACTCTGCCTGCTTTCCGTTTGTGGGAAGCTCTACAAGTTCGACACCTATTTTTTTAAGTACTTCACGAGGTTCGTCAACAACATCCATTCCCCTTGCCAGATTACATGGGTCATGGTATGTTAATTTTCTATTGAGCTGTTTAATTTCACCGTCATAATTTTCAAGCCTTTCAGCAATTTCCGTAATAACATATTTTGCTTTAAGGTCGGGATAGTTCTGGTCTATAAAGTATGCACAAGTTGTACACAGGCAGATTATTTCCTCATCTTTATCCGGGATTGTCGCTCTGAATTTATCCTGCTGTTCTGCAAACCTTTTTTTATCCCCAAGTACACCAAAGGGCATACCGCAGCATGTCTCATCAAAAGTTTTAGGTTTTAGTCCCAGCTTTTTAAGTACATCAAGATATTTCTTTGAATCTTCCGGTCTTCCGAGAAGCCTGCAGCCGAGCAAAACCTGCTTCTCTTCATTATAAACAGGGGATTTTAGCTCTTCATCAAATATATTACCGCTATTTTCAATAGTATCTAAAAGTTGTTTATGTGCCTCTGTACCGTAACCTGCTTCCAACAAATCTGCCCGTGCAGCAGTCAGTATACCGGGCACATTTACATTTGCCGAACATCTCTCGACACAATCCTTACAAAAAGTACATTGAAATAATTTCTCACTCAGATAATCAGATGGCTCCAGATCACCGGTTAAAAGGCCATACGCTGCATTAAGTTTTCCTTTCGGCCCATCTATCTCCCAGCCGAGCTCTTTAAAAACCGGACATCCTTCAAAACAGTAGGAGCATCTTATGCAAATATTCAGCTCTTCTTCCCAGGCTTGTAAATTCTTTGTTTCCATAAATTTTCTCCAAAATTTCCGTTTTTATCAATAAATTATTAAAGGCTTACATTATAACGAAGCTTAGTCGCTGTAACCCAATCATCAGGGGCATCCATCATTTTCCCAGGGTTTAATATATTGTTGGGATCAAAGGCTTTTTTAACTGCCCTCATTATAGCAAGAGCATTGGATTTCTCCTCTTTGCAATCAGGCGCCTTGGATATTCCAATCCCGTGTTCAGCAGACGTTGTTCCTCCGATTGACCGGACATACTCATATATTTCAGATACTGCATTCCTTGCATCATTCCATTGCTCTTTCTGCATAGGATCCATCAATATCTTGGTATGCATAACGCCGGAACCGCAATGCCCGTATGCACTCATAATAACATTGTTTCTATCTGCTATTTCGTGTATTTTATGAGCCATATCCGCCATCCTCGAATACGGTACAGCCATATCATCTGCCAGAGAAGTGACAACATAACCTTTTTTATATCTCGATAATGAGGGAAATAACTGCTTTCTTCCAGCATATATTCGCGAACGCTCTTTCTCGTCATAACTCAATTCTATTCCGAATCCATTATGGGTCTCACATAACCCCTGTATTTTCTTAATTTCATAATCAACAGCCTCTTTAATCATACCGTCTGCTTCAAACAATAAGACCGCCTCTACATCAGGAAGGCCCATATTCATCGAATTATTAACCGCTGTAATAGCAACATTATCCATTAGTTCAAGCATTGAAGGCTGAGCTCCTCCGGTCATTATTCCCGC is a genomic window containing:
- a CDS encoding FAD-binding protein, which gives rise to GREHVKNDPADLFVYGSDASVHLSPASAVVQPDKVEHVQEVVRYANSHGIPIVTRGSGSGMSGQAVPIKGGIVMDMKRMNRILEVNLEDVYCRVEPGVVDAKLNSVLKPHGVFYPPAPASSKIATIGGEIGNNASGIRSVKYGAVRDYVLGMKVVLANGELVSLGSKTRVEAACYQIERLIVGSEGTLGIIVEATLKFVPIPKFRCLGIAKFNKLEEAGNAIAGIMTGGAQPSMLELMDNVAITAVNNSMNMGLPDVEAVLLFEADGMIKEAVDYEIKKIQGLCETHNGFGIELSYDEKERSRIYAGRKQLFPSLSRYKKGYVVTSLADDMAVPYSRMADMAHKIHEIADRNNVIMSAYGHCGSGVMHTKILMDPMQKEQWNDARNAVSEIYEYVRSIGGTTSAEHGIGISKAPDCKEEKSNALAIMRAVKKAFDPNNILNPGKMMDAPDDWVTATKLRYNVSL
- a CDS encoding (Fe-S)-binding protein, whose translation is METKNLQAWEEELNICIRCSYCFEGCPVFKELGWEIDGPKGKLNAAYGLLTGDLEPSDYLSEKLFQCTFCKDCVERCSANVNVPGILTAARADLLEAGYGTEAHKQLLDTIENSGNIFDEELKSPVYNEEKQVLLGCRLLGRPEDSKKYLDVLKKLGLKPKTFDETCCGMPFGVLGDKKRFAEQQDKFRATIPDKDEEIICLCTTCAYFIDQNYPDLKAKYVITEIAERLENYDGEIKQLNRKLTYHDPCNLARGMDVVDEPREVLKKIGVELVELPTNGKQAECCGGGGGLLVTDNPLALKMATNRVDQALDVGVDTLVTLCPTCEFNIGNAAKENGGQLDVGNLMDLIYEAIVQE